From one Acidobacteriota bacterium genomic stretch:
- a CDS encoding PEP-CTERM sorting domain-containing protein has translation MKPLRLFAAYFLPALLVGAALTFTPLAHADTIAWAHWTQATSGSSTPGSATGTINSSLYGTITVTYSGQTSGLLTNYPSWTPVSTFTGGVVGNAPPASNNVVQLEGGQTYNETITFSTPVADPIFAIWSLGAGGTPAYFNFSASDPFNDLGGGPSAEYGGTGLVISGNSIFGKEGNGIVQFIGTYSSLTFTTPDYEGYYAFTIGEDSTLTDNPPGTPSTVPEPATLSLFGMGLTALPLLRRKLLGDRA, from the coding sequence ATGAAACCACTCAGACTGTTTGCAGCCTATTTTTTGCCTGCTCTTCTTGTGGGAGCGGCTTTGACGTTTACTCCGTTGGCACACGCCGATACCATTGCCTGGGCTCACTGGACTCAGGCGACCTCCGGCAGCAGCACCCCGGGCTCTGCCACGGGAACCATCAACAGCTCTCTTTACGGCACCATCACCGTCACCTACTCCGGACAGACCAGCGGGCTGCTTACCAACTATCCCAGTTGGACGCCAGTCAGCACCTTCACCGGAGGCGTCGTCGGCAACGCTCCTCCGGCGTCCAACAATGTGGTGCAGCTTGAGGGCGGGCAGACCTACAACGAGACCATCACCTTCTCGACGCCCGTCGCCGACCCCATCTTCGCCATCTGGAGCCTTGGCGCCGGAGGCACGCCGGCTTACTTCAACTTCTCCGCCAGCGATCCCTTCAACGACCTCGGCGGCGGCCCTTCGGCTGAATACGGCGGCACCGGGCTGGTCATCTCCGGCAACAGCATCTTTGGCAAAGAAGGAAACGGCATCGTCCAGTTCATCGGCACCTACAGCAGCCTCACCTTCACCACGCCGGACTATGAGGGCTACTATGCCTTCACCATCGGCGAGGACTCCACCCTCACCGACAACCCTCCAGGCACACCAAGCACAGTTCCAGAGCCCGCAACGCTCTCGCTCTTCGGCATGGGATTGACAGCTTTGCCGCTCCTCCGCCGCAAACTCCTCGGCGATCGTGCCTGA
- a CDS encoding Bax inhibitor-1/YccA family protein has protein sequence MNQNYPITIEGAREETSSLLAKVLGITALGFLITAFGVATAPAWGTFVGFIAVIGLIFAINLTRRQSPAVALGLFLFLAYFMGWEIGPLIQRYIRAFGTGLVFNAAATTGCGMAVMGCISYLFSINYRRIAGIGMAALLVLIIAGIASMFFHFLSPDTYSWLTLGIFSLLTVADFARIRAGGDGASATMLALSIYLDGINIFMAVLQLMGGRRSRD, from the coding sequence ATGAACCAGAACTACCCCATCACCATCGAAGGCGCGCGCGAGGAGACCTCGTCGCTGCTCGCCAAGGTGCTCGGTATTACCGCGCTCGGCTTCCTCATCACGGCCTTCGGCGTAGCCACCGCGCCGGCCTGGGGAACCTTCGTCGGCTTCATCGCCGTCATCGGGCTCATCTTCGCCATCAACCTCACGCGCCGCCAGAGTCCCGCCGTCGCGCTCGGATTGTTCCTCTTCCTCGCCTACTTCATGGGCTGGGAGATCGGCCCGCTTATCCAGCGCTACATCCGCGCCTTCGGCACCGGCCTGGTCTTCAACGCCGCCGCAACCACTGGCTGCGGCATGGCGGTGATGGGCTGCATATCGTATCTGTTCAGCATCAACTACCGCCGCATCGCCGGAATCGGCATGGCCGCGCTGCTCGTGCTCATCATCGCAGGCATCGCCAGCATGTTCTTCCACTTCCTCTCGCCGGACACGTATAGCTGGCTCACGCTCGGTATCTTTTCGCTGCTCACCGTCGCCGACTTCGCCCGCATCCGCGCCGGCGGCGACGGAGCGTCAGCCACCATGCTTGCGCTTTCGATCTACCTCGACGGCATCAACATCTTCATGGCTGTTCTGCAACTGATGGGCGGACGCCGCAGCCGCGACTAA
- the hemB gene encoding porphobilinogen synthase yields MNFPAVRMRRLRRTEAMRSLVRETRLSPESLIYPLFICPGEGLRKPIASMPGVYNLSVDEALREAEVCAELGIGGLLLFGLPAKKDEQATGAWADDGIVQTTLRAMKQNRRLDKLVAIADVCLCEYTSHGHCGVVAHDGEHFHVENDSSVAILAKTAASLAKAGADVVAPSDMMDGRVAAMRSALDAAGLEQTPILSYASKFASAFYGPFREAADSAPQFGDRRSYQMDGANLREAMREIGQDLAEGADMVLMKPAMPYLDVIREARQRYDVPMGAYQVSGEYSMLHAAFERGWLEPERAMMESLLGIRRAGADFIVTYFAKDAAKVLG; encoded by the coding sequence ATGAACTTTCCTGCCGTAAGAATGCGCCGGCTGCGGCGCACCGAGGCGATGCGTTCGCTGGTGCGCGAGACGCGGCTCTCGCCTGAGTCGCTGATCTATCCGCTGTTCATCTGTCCGGGCGAGGGCCTGCGCAAGCCCATCGCTTCCATGCCCGGCGTATATAATCTGTCGGTCGATGAGGCGCTGAGGGAGGCGGAGGTGTGCGCCGAGCTTGGTATCGGCGGCCTTCTGCTTTTCGGCCTGCCCGCGAAGAAAGACGAGCAGGCGACGGGAGCGTGGGCCGACGACGGTATTGTGCAGACGACGCTGCGCGCGATGAAGCAGAATCGCAGGCTGGACAAGCTCGTCGCCATCGCCGATGTGTGCCTGTGCGAGTACACGTCGCATGGACATTGCGGAGTGGTCGCCCACGACGGCGAACATTTTCATGTTGAGAACGACTCGTCGGTGGCGATTCTCGCGAAGACAGCGGCGTCGCTGGCGAAGGCGGGCGCGGACGTTGTCGCTCCCAGCGACATGATGGACGGCCGCGTGGCGGCCATGCGTTCTGCACTCGACGCAGCAGGCCTCGAGCAGACGCCGATCCTCAGCTATGCGTCGAAGTTTGCCAGCGCGTTCTACGGGCCCTTCCGCGAGGCGGCAGACTCGGCGCCGCAGTTTGGCGACCGGAGGAGCTACCAGATGGACGGGGCCAATCTAAGAGAAGCCATGCGCGAGATCGGCCAGGACCTGGCCGAGGGCGCGGACATGGTGCTGATGAAGCCCGCGATGCCGTATCTCGACGTCATCCGCGAGGCCCGGCAGCGCTACGATGTGCCGATGGGAGCGTACCAGGTGTCGGGTGAGTACTCGATGCTCCATGCGGCGTTCGAGCGTGGCTGGCTTGAGCCCGAGCGCGCGATGATGGAGTCGCTGCTGGGAATCCGCAGGGCGGGCGCGGACTTTATCGTGACCTACTTTGCGAAGGATGCCGCGAAGGTGCTGGGGTAA
- a CDS encoding zinc ribbon domain-containing protein, producing MVCQACGGPVGPDVKFCARCGAQVAAPPPAQYAAPAYGAPQQQYAYVPPPMMMVSRVQRHLQTLGTVWLVYAAYRVVMGLFGMFFVRAVMYRRWSGGGFPFGHHGYMFGPPWMHLMPVIMAFLVVGSVLAAVVGYSLLARRTWGRVLAVVAAVLVLFKPVMGTALGIYTLWVLAPAVSGIEYDAIAEPD from the coding sequence ATGGTCTGTCAGGCATGTGGTGGCCCGGTTGGGCCGGATGTAAAGTTCTGCGCTCGCTGTGGAGCGCAGGTGGCGGCTCCTCCGCCAGCTCAATATGCGGCGCCGGCGTATGGCGCGCCTCAGCAACAGTATGCGTATGTCCCTCCGCCGATGATGATGGTGTCGAGGGTGCAGAGGCATCTGCAGACGCTGGGTACGGTGTGGCTGGTGTACGCGGCGTATCGCGTGGTGATGGGACTGTTCGGGATGTTCTTCGTGCGCGCGGTGATGTATCGCCGGTGGAGCGGCGGAGGATTTCCGTTCGGCCATCACGGTTACATGTTCGGCCCGCCATGGATGCACTTGATGCCGGTGATCATGGCCTTCCTGGTTGTGGGCTCGGTCCTTGCGGCAGTGGTCGGCTACAGCCTGTTGGCGCGCAGAACGTGGGGCCGCGTACTGGCGGTCGTCGCGGCGGTGCTGGTGCTGTTCAAGCCGGTGATGGGAACGGCGCTGGGAATCTACACGCTGTGGGTGCTGGCCCCGGCCGTCTCCGGGATTGAGTACGACGCGATCGCGGAGCCGGACTGA